The following proteins come from a genomic window of Oncorhynchus mykiss isolate Arlee chromosome 19, USDA_OmykA_1.1, whole genome shotgun sequence:
- the LOC118941390 gene encoding ecto-ADP-ribosyltransferase 5-like: MARYKNLTFTLMYLVQAWILGVDSKMVSLPLHDPKSNFSLDMAPDSVDDSYNGCEEKMLRKVHDYYLPKERGENKDFNQAWTAAEDHYTKKGKLSKNYSLAIQVYVNATSNIYKSFNAATRTQKERYTTTFQYHSLHFLLTNALRILNNNFGKCFIRHFHTFRGTNVTFFSDRKTTMRFGQFTSSSLDKKIAKGFGTKSCFEIATYFGAPLGKYSQLPHEKEVLIPPYEVFKITKVMRRKDQKDLWCDVVYKLQSTEKGKSDLKCQMINKTLQ; the protein is encoded by the exons ATGGCAAGATACAAGAACCTAACCTTTACTCTGATGTATTTAGTCCAGGCTTGGATTTTGGGTGTGGACTCCAAGATG GTCAGTCTCCCTCTGCATGATCCAAAATCCAACTTCTCCTTAGACATGGCTCCAGACTCTGTTGATGACTCCTACAATGGCTGTGAGGAGAAGATGCTCAGGAAGGTGCATGACTATTACCTGccaaaagagagaggagagaacaaagaTTTCAACCAGGCTTGGACTGCTGCTGAGGACCATTACACAAAAAAAGGAAAACTGTCTAAAAACTATTCCCTGGCAATCCAGGTGTATGTGAATGCAACATCCAACATTTACAAGTCATTCAACGCAGCCACTCGTACCCAAAAGGAGAGATACACCACAACATTCCAGTACCACTCCCTGCACTTCCTTCTGACCAATGCCTTACGAATCCTGAACAACAATTTTGGGAAATGCTTTATTAGGCATTTCCATACCTTCCGAGGAACCAATGTGACTTTCTTCTCTGACCGAAAAACTACAATGCGATTTGGACAGTTCACCTCGAGCTCTTTAGACAAGAAAATTGCTAAAGGCTTTGGAACTAAATCCTGTTTTGAGATCGCTACCTACTTTGGTGCCCCACTGGGGAAGTACTCTCAGCTACCACATGAGAAAGAAGTACTGATTCCCCCCTACGAGGTGTTCAAAATCACCAAGGTGATGAGGAGAAAAGACCAGAAAGACCTCTGGTGTGACGTCGTCTACAAACTGCAGAGTACTGAGAAAGGAAAGAGTGACCTGAAATGCCAGATGATTAATAAAACACTCCAATGA